One window of the Chitinophaga niabensis genome contains the following:
- a CDS encoding ferredoxin--NADP reductase has product MNNLYIQLRITAIIPETPDTFTYRFEAVDGKPVLYQAGQFLTFLITLHGKEIRRSYSLSSTPGIDPHPAVTIKRVTNGEVSRHIIRHWQIGEIVTSLLPSGRFTLESMPVIKRDLFLVAAGSGITPLFSILKHALKSETAAHITLIYSTRNSANTIFYQQILALQQQYPERLTILWLFSDPEEATGMFRRMSNSLLEMIAPKHLKYDPELAQFFLCGPAEYMRMVQFTLVFLGFSPAHIHKENFVVNTEAKIARIQIPQDTSIKRVLLNMKGKEQVLEVPGNESILHAALRQDVHLPYSCKGGVCGSCIAKCTGGKVWMSVNEVLTDKELAQGLILTCTGYAQSDQVTLEW; this is encoded by the coding sequence ATGAACAACCTGTATATACAATTACGTATTACCGCCATTATACCGGAAACCCCGGATACTTTCACTTACCGGTTTGAAGCAGTTGATGGTAAACCTGTTCTTTACCAGGCAGGCCAGTTCCTCACGTTCCTGATCACCCTGCATGGCAAAGAGATCCGCCGGTCCTATTCTTTAAGTTCCACCCCCGGCATAGATCCTCATCCCGCTGTAACCATTAAAAGGGTCACGAATGGGGAAGTATCCCGTCATATCATCCGGCATTGGCAGATCGGCGAGATTGTAACCTCCCTATTACCTTCCGGCCGTTTTACCCTGGAAAGTATGCCGGTTATAAAACGCGACCTGTTCCTCGTAGCGGCCGGCAGCGGCATCACGCCTCTTTTCTCCATTTTGAAACATGCTTTGAAATCGGAGACAGCTGCGCATATCACCCTCATCTATAGTACCCGTAATAGCGCAAATACCATTTTCTATCAGCAGATCCTGGCCCTGCAGCAACAGTATCCGGAACGCCTGACTATTTTGTGGCTGTTCAGCGATCCTGAGGAAGCAACCGGCATGTTCCGCCGGATGAGCAACAGCCTGCTGGAAATGATAGCTCCCAAACACCTGAAATACGATCCCGAACTGGCACAGTTCTTCCTTTGCGGCCCTGCAGAATACATGCGCATGGTGCAATTCACCCTGGTGTTTTTGGGTTTTAGCCCAGCACATATCCATAAGGAGAATTTTGTGGTGAACACGGAAGCAAAAATTGCCCGTATTCAAATACCGCAGGATACAAGTATCAAGCGGGTATTACTTAATATGAAAGGGAAGGAACAGGTATTGGAAGTGCCTGGAAATGAGAGTATACTGCATGCTGCTTTACGGCAGGATGTACACCTGCCTTATAGTTGTAAGGGCGGTGTTTGCGGTTCCTGCATTGCAAAATGTACCGGGGGTAAGGTATGGATGTCTGTAAATGAAGTACTTACGGATAAAGAACTGGCCCAGGGTTTAATCCTCACCTGTACAGGTTACGCACAAAGTGACCAGGTAACATTGGAATGGTAG
- the dxs gene encoding 1-deoxy-D-xylulose-5-phosphate synthase yields the protein MEITAGQLLSQIEYPSDLRKLSKEQLHQVCDELRQFIIDVVSVHGGHFGASLGVVELTVALHYIFNTPYDQLVWDVGHQAYGHKILTGRKSVFHTNRKYKGISGFPNRGESEYDTFGVGHSSTSIGAALGMAIASKNKGELDRQHIAVIGDGAMTAGMAFEALNHAGVSNANLLIILNDNCMSIDPNVGALKEYLTDITTSHTYNKFRDDVWNLLGKLPVGKKFTRDMASKLEASVKGMVSKSSNLFESLNLRYFGAIDGHNITKLVDTLQDLRDIPGPKLLHIVTTKGKGYALAEKDQTKWHAPGLFDKITGEIFKKTIDTPQPPKYQDVFGHTIIELAELNKTIMGITPAMPSGSSLKLMMEKMPDRAIDVGICEQHAVTLSAGLATQGMTVFCNIYSSFMQRAYDQVVHDVAIQNLPVILCLDRAGLVGDDGATHHGAYDISYMRSIPNMIVSAPMNEEELRNLMYTAQLPGNKSPFVIRYPRGEGVMADWRKPFTEIRIGTGRKIQDGRDVAILSLGHPGNFVTEAMKELMTDGLQPAHYDMRFVKPLDTAMLHDIFQRYDKVITVEDGCLQGGFGSAVIEFMVDNDYKAEVKRLGIPDRLVEHGKPAELQRECGYDAIGIANTVREMLKSKITVHAS from the coding sequence ATGGAAATTACGGCCGGTCAATTACTAAGCCAGATCGAATACCCTTCTGATCTGCGAAAATTGAGCAAGGAGCAGCTTCACCAGGTGTGTGACGAGCTGCGCCAGTTCATTATTGACGTGGTGAGCGTACATGGCGGACACTTTGGTGCCAGCCTGGGTGTGGTTGAGTTAACTGTTGCCCTTCACTACATTTTTAACACCCCTTATGACCAACTTGTTTGGGACGTGGGTCATCAGGCTTACGGGCATAAGATCCTCACGGGCAGAAAGAGCGTTTTCCATACCAACCGTAAATACAAAGGCATCAGTGGTTTTCCGAACCGTGGAGAAAGTGAATATGACACTTTCGGGGTAGGCCACTCCAGTACTTCCATCGGCGCAGCATTAGGTATGGCCATTGCTTCCAAAAACAAGGGAGAACTGGACCGCCAGCATATTGCCGTAATTGGTGATGGCGCCATGACAGCCGGGATGGCTTTTGAAGCCCTCAACCATGCAGGGGTATCCAATGCCAACCTACTGATCATCCTGAACGACAACTGCATGTCCATAGACCCTAACGTAGGGGCTTTGAAAGAATATCTCACAGACATTACCACTTCTCATACCTATAACAAGTTCCGGGACGATGTATGGAACCTGCTCGGCAAGCTGCCGGTAGGCAAGAAATTCACGCGGGACATGGCCTCCAAACTGGAAGCCAGTGTTAAAGGCATGGTGTCCAAATCCAGCAATCTCTTCGAAAGCCTGAACCTGCGCTACTTTGGTGCAATAGACGGGCATAATATCACCAAACTGGTGGATACGCTGCAGGACCTGCGCGATATTCCCGGTCCCAAACTGCTGCATATTGTTACCACAAAAGGTAAAGGTTATGCACTGGCGGAAAAAGATCAAACCAAATGGCATGCGCCCGGTTTGTTCGATAAGATCACAGGTGAGATCTTTAAGAAAACTATCGATACGCCGCAACCACCTAAATACCAGGATGTTTTTGGCCATACTATTATTGAACTGGCTGAACTCAACAAAACCATTATGGGCATTACCCCGGCTATGCCTTCCGGCTCTTCCCTCAAACTGATGATGGAAAAGATGCCGGACCGTGCCATTGACGTGGGAATTTGCGAACAACATGCCGTAACCCTCTCTGCAGGCCTTGCCACACAGGGGATGACGGTGTTCTGCAATATCTATTCTTCCTTTATGCAAAGGGCATACGACCAGGTGGTGCACGATGTGGCTATCCAGAACCTGCCCGTGATACTCTGCCTGGACCGTGCAGGTCTTGTTGGTGATGATGGTGCTACGCATCACGGGGCTTATGATATCTCCTACATGCGTTCCATTCCCAATATGATCGTGAGTGCGCCGATGAATGAAGAAGAATTACGGAACCTGATGTATACTGCCCAATTGCCTGGTAATAAATCACCTTTTGTGATCCGCTATCCGCGTGGAGAAGGTGTAATGGCAGATTGGCGCAAACCTTTCACAGAGATCCGTATTGGCACCGGCCGTAAGATCCAGGATGGCCGCGATGTTGCGATCCTTTCACTGGGCCACCCCGGAAATTTTGTGACTGAGGCCATGAAAGAACTGATGACAGACGGACTGCAACCCGCACATTACGATATGCGTTTTGTAAAACCACTGGATACAGCTATGCTGCATGATATCTTCCAACGTTATGATAAGGTGATCACTGTTGAAGATGGTTGCCTGCAGGGTGGATTCGGCAGCGCTGTAATTGAATTCATGGTAGATAACGATTACAAAGCTGAAGTAAAACGTTTGGGTATTCCTGACCGTCTTGTGGAGCATGGTAAACCAGCAGAACTGCAAAGAGAATGTGGTTATGATGCTATCGGTATTGCGAACACCGTTCGTGAAATGCTCAAGAGTAAAATTACTGTTCACGCCAGTTGA
- a CDS encoding sensor histidine kinase, translating to MFKRLSKYWWCQILGWGAYAFLYFFFGYFFDFLGTSMLIHVLEVVVLGILITHAFRAIIVKFKWIEKPFENVAIYFFFGILVCAALDSFLLTCLAWLINPSHLEFDFNNYWLKVIFQQTVFLALWAVIYFMWHYVEESRNSQLGQLKLEATVRTLELKTIKSQLNPHFIFNALNSIRALVDENPRRARTAITELSNILRNSMQADKAETVSMENELSIVKDYLALENIRFEERLKVQYDIDPETLELPIPPLMLQTLVENAIKHGISREVNGGLILIGSHVHDMQHEITIRNTGQIIENLNGNGFGLASTRQRLGLLFGKRASFEIYNLDKATVEAKVLMPLL from the coding sequence ATGTTTAAACGCTTGTCAAAATATTGGTGGTGTCAGATTCTGGGGTGGGGAGCTTATGCCTTTCTTTACTTTTTCTTCGGTTACTTCTTCGACTTCCTGGGGACCTCCATGTTAATCCACGTTTTAGAGGTGGTGGTACTGGGTATTCTTATCACACATGCTTTTCGGGCAATTATCGTCAAATTTAAATGGATAGAAAAGCCATTTGAGAATGTAGCTATCTACTTTTTCTTTGGTATCCTGGTATGTGCTGCGCTGGACTCCTTTTTACTAACCTGTCTGGCCTGGCTGATCAATCCCAGCCACCTGGAGTTCGATTTTAATAATTACTGGCTGAAAGTGATCTTTCAGCAAACGGTTTTCCTGGCATTGTGGGCGGTGATCTATTTCATGTGGCATTATGTGGAGGAGAGCCGGAATTCCCAACTGGGACAATTAAAGCTGGAGGCTACTGTGCGTACCCTGGAGCTTAAAACCATCAAATCGCAGCTGAACCCACATTTTATCTTCAATGCCCTCAACAGCATCAGGGCCCTGGTAGATGAAAACCCTCGAAGGGCCCGCACTGCTATCACGGAATTAAGCAATATCCTGCGCAATTCCATGCAGGCGGATAAAGCAGAAACTGTGAGTATGGAAAACGAATTGAGCATCGTAAAAGATTATCTTGCATTAGAAAATATCCGTTTTGAAGAGAGACTTAAAGTGCAATATGATATAGACCCGGAAACGTTGGAGTTACCCATACCGCCGCTGATGCTGCAAACCCTTGTAGAAAACGCCATTAAACATGGAATTTCCCGGGAAGTGAACGGCGGCCTGATCCTGATAGGTTCTCATGTGCACGATATGCAGCATGAGATCACCATCCGGAATACCGGGCAGATCATAGAGAACCTGAATGGCAACGGATTTGGCCTGGCCAGCACCCGCCAGCGACTGGGATTGCTGTTCGGCAAACGTGCCTCATTTGAAATCTATAACCTTGATAAAGCAACTGTTGAAGCAAAAGTGCTGATGCCGTTGTTATAA
- a CDS encoding LytR/AlgR family response regulator transcription factor encodes MKKALIIDDERLARSELKKLLADHPEIVVVGEAVNAKDGMEKIETLRPDLLFLDIQMPDKTGFDLLAELERTPQVIFTTAYDEYALKAFEYNALDYLLKPIEPKRLADAIHKLHQVDEKERLAAASGIRNILGESDQVFVKDGDRCWFVKLQEIRLFESVGNYARVYFETNKPLILKSLNALEERLDERVFFRANRKHIVNLRMIERIDTYFNGGLLLEMRGGEKIEVSRRQAVKFKEMMSL; translated from the coding sequence ATGAAAAAAGCATTGATCATAGACGATGAAAGGCTGGCCCGGAGTGAACTAAAGAAACTCCTGGCAGATCACCCGGAAATAGTGGTAGTTGGAGAGGCGGTGAATGCAAAAGACGGGATGGAAAAGATAGAAACGCTGAGGCCTGACCTTTTATTCCTGGACATCCAGATGCCGGATAAAACCGGATTTGACCTCCTGGCTGAGCTGGAAAGAACACCACAGGTGATCTTTACCACGGCGTATGACGAATATGCCCTCAAGGCATTCGAATACAATGCCCTGGATTATCTGCTAAAGCCCATAGAACCCAAGCGGCTGGCAGATGCCATTCACAAATTGCACCAGGTGGATGAAAAAGAAAGGCTGGCTGCCGCTTCCGGTATCCGCAATATCCTGGGAGAAAGTGACCAGGTATTTGTAAAGGATGGAGACCGTTGCTGGTTTGTAAAACTCCAGGAGATCCGCCTCTTTGAGAGCGTGGGTAACTATGCGAGGGTATATTTTGAAACCAACAAACCTCTCATCCTCAAATCACTCAACGCACTGGAAGAAAGGTTGGACGAAAGAGTGTTCTTCCGTGCTAACCGCAAACACATTGTGAACCTGCGGATGATAGAAAGGATCGATACCTACTTCAACGGAGGTTTATTGCTGGAAATGCGCGGAGGGGAAAAAATAGAAGTGAGCCGCCGCCAGGCAGTGAAGTTTAAAGAAATGATGAGCTTATAA
- a CDS encoding geranylgeranylglyceryl/heptaprenylglyceryl phosphate synthase — MYKKIYNSFIERKAKGTKSFAVLIDPDKVTPAGIADLTAKCTEAKVDYIFLGGSLVITNHLDEVVQQIKATCSIPVILFPGSPSQVSRFADALLYLSVISGRNPELLIGQHVVSAAAVKKSALEVISTGYLVIDGGAPTTVSYISNTTPIPADKDDIAMVTAMAGDMLGMKVIYMDAGSGARKPITESMIHRVASQVDIPVIVGGGIRDAEKAYRNCKAGADIIVVGNAIEKDFSLIKEIADAVHQAPVNVNR; from the coding sequence ATGTATAAAAAAATATACAATTCCTTTATTGAAAGAAAGGCAAAAGGTACAAAGTCATTCGCAGTTCTAATTGATCCCGATAAGGTAACCCCTGCCGGTATTGCTGATCTGACTGCCAAATGCACTGAGGCGAAGGTTGATTATATATTTTTGGGTGGAAGTCTTGTGATCACCAACCATCTTGATGAGGTGGTGCAACAGATCAAGGCTACCTGTTCTATTCCGGTGATCCTCTTCCCGGGTAGCCCTTCGCAGGTTTCACGATTCGCGGACGCATTGCTTTATCTTTCTGTGATCTCCGGCCGTAATCCCGAATTACTCATTGGCCAGCACGTAGTTTCCGCGGCGGCAGTGAAAAAAAGTGCCCTGGAAGTGATCTCTACCGGTTACCTGGTAATTGACGGAGGTGCCCCTACCACCGTTTCCTATATTAGTAATACTACCCCCATTCCGGCAGATAAAGATGATATTGCTATGGTTACTGCCATGGCCGGCGACATGCTGGGCATGAAAGTGATCTATATGGATGCCGGCAGCGGCGCCCGTAAACCTATTACGGAAAGCATGATCCACAGGGTTGCCAGCCAGGTAGACATCCCGGTTATTGTTGGTGGCGGTATCCGCGATGCGGAAAAAGCCTACCGCAATTGCAAAGCCGGTGCAGACATTATCGTTGTTGGAAATGCCATTGAAAAAGACTTTTCCCTTATCAAGGAAATTGCTGATGCCGTACATCAGGCGCCGGTGAATGTTAATCGCTAA
- a CDS encoding vitamin B12-dependent ribonucleotide reductase: MKNQDNKAGGLRFTRHFTQQGISPYDQFEYEYRSSVIRNPGGDVVFEMNNVEVPKGWSQIATDILAQKYFRKAGVPQADGSLGRETSVKQVVHRMTNCWRAWGERYAYFASPQDAAIFYEELAYCMLNQACVPNSPQWFNTGLHESYGIKGKPQGHYFVDPRTNKLERSTSAYERPQPHACFILSVSDDLVNDGGIMDLWVREARIFKYGSGVGTNFSHVRGDGEKLSGGGTSSGLMSFLKIGDRAAGAIKSGGTTRRAAKMVCLDLDHPEILEFVNWKVEEEKKVAALIAAGYSSDYEGDAYKTVSGQNSNNSVRIPNSFFHALEADADWELKARMNGKTVKTVKAADLWNQIAYAAWRCADPGTQYDTTINEWHTCPEGGRINASNPCSEYMFLDNTACNLASVNLRRFFDEASNQFDVPGFEYTVRLWTVVLEISVLMAQFPSKEVAQLSYEYRTLGLGYANLGSMLMVSGIAYDSEEARGIAGAITAIMTGVSYKTSAEMASHLGAFPKYEENKTEMLRVMRNHRAAAYDAADAYEGLEIKPLGINAKYCPDTLLKAATKAWDDAVQLGEKYGYRNAQSTVIAPTGTIGLVMDCDTTGVEPDFALVKFKKLSGGGYFKIINQSIPTALRNLRYKEHEIKAIVDYAKGTGSFAGAPYINPQTLSEKGFIAEEIRKLDAAVTSSFDVAFVFNVYTLGEECLQRLGFTPEQFYNMEFSLLHELGFTDEQIEAANDYVCGTMTVEGAPYLKEADLPVFDCANKCGKKGERYIHPHGHIRMMAATQPFISGAISKTINLPNEATVEEIADAYKLSWELGLKACALYRDGSKLSQPLNTKGDKRKKSAEATETSAEGGGQIIDMDQLTIDELLEELNKRMIASSDTSLKRALSRIVERKTLPAKRRGFTQKAKVGGQPIFLRTGEYNDGTLGEIFIDLAKEGSTLRSLMNCFAIAVSVGLQYGVPLEEFVDKFVFTRFEPAGMVDHPNIRSSTSLIDYIFRVLGYEYLGRTDLVHILDAPGNTGEDDWDEPVVKPELSNMRIVGAASNPSGQKSPKAQPVAAASGENSTQEYMRSMQSDAPACSTCGHITVRSGTCYKCLNCGNSMGCS, translated from the coding sequence ATGAAAAATCAAGATAATAAGGCTGGTGGCCTTAGATTCACCCGTCACTTTACCCAACAGGGTATCAGCCCCTATGATCAGTTCGAGTATGAATATCGCTCCTCTGTAATCCGCAACCCTGGCGGGGATGTGGTTTTTGAAATGAATAATGTAGAAGTTCCCAAGGGATGGTCGCAGATAGCTACAGACATTCTGGCTCAGAAATATTTCCGGAAAGCGGGTGTTCCCCAGGCGGATGGTTCCCTTGGCCGGGAAACCTCCGTGAAACAGGTGGTGCACAGAATGACCAATTGCTGGCGTGCCTGGGGGGAAAGATATGCTTATTTTGCCTCCCCGCAGGATGCTGCCATCTTTTATGAAGAGCTGGCCTATTGCATGCTCAACCAGGCTTGTGTACCTAATTCCCCGCAATGGTTCAACACCGGGCTGCATGAGAGTTATGGGATCAAAGGCAAACCCCAGGGGCACTATTTTGTAGACCCCCGTACCAATAAACTGGAAAGATCCACCTCAGCATATGAAAGACCCCAGCCCCATGCCTGCTTCATCCTCAGTGTGAGTGATGATCTCGTAAATGACGGGGGGATTATGGACCTCTGGGTAAGGGAAGCCCGTATTTTTAAATATGGCTCCGGCGTAGGTACCAATTTTTCCCATGTACGTGGCGATGGAGAGAAGCTAAGCGGTGGTGGTACTTCCAGCGGATTGATGAGCTTTCTTAAGATAGGGGACAGGGCCGCAGGCGCCATTAAATCAGGTGGCACCACCCGCAGGGCTGCAAAAATGGTCTGCCTGGACCTCGATCATCCCGAGATCCTGGAATTCGTGAACTGGAAGGTGGAAGAAGAAAAGAAAGTAGCGGCCCTCATTGCGGCAGGCTATTCTTCTGATTATGAGGGAGATGCGTATAAAACGGTTTCCGGCCAGAACTCCAACAACTCCGTGAGGATCCCCAATAGCTTTTTCCATGCACTGGAAGCAGATGCAGATTGGGAATTAAAGGCCCGCATGAATGGTAAAACCGTTAAAACAGTAAAAGCGGCGGACCTCTGGAACCAGATTGCTTATGCCGCCTGGCGTTGTGCAGATCCGGGAACACAATATGATACCACCATCAATGAATGGCATACCTGTCCGGAAGGTGGTCGCATCAATGCTTCCAATCCCTGCTCGGAATACATGTTCCTGGACAATACAGCCTGTAACCTGGCCTCTGTGAACCTGCGCCGTTTCTTTGATGAAGCCAGCAACCAGTTTGATGTGCCGGGTTTTGAATACACCGTGCGGCTGTGGACTGTTGTACTGGAGATCTCTGTATTAATGGCACAATTCCCTTCCAAAGAAGTGGCCCAGCTCAGTTATGAGTACAGAACACTCGGGCTGGGATATGCTAACCTGGGTTCCATGCTCATGGTAAGCGGCATAGCATATGATAGTGAAGAAGCCCGCGGAATTGCCGGAGCTATTACAGCCATCATGACCGGCGTATCTTATAAAACTTCAGCGGAAATGGCCAGTCACCTGGGCGCTTTCCCAAAATATGAAGAGAATAAAACAGAAATGCTGCGCGTGATGCGTAACCACCGGGCAGCAGCATACGATGCGGCAGATGCTTACGAAGGGCTGGAGATCAAACCATTAGGGATCAATGCAAAATATTGTCCTGATACCTTACTGAAGGCTGCTACAAAAGCCTGGGATGATGCCGTGCAGTTAGGTGAAAAATATGGTTACCGCAATGCACAATCCACCGTGATTGCGCCAACCGGCACAATAGGGCTGGTAATGGATTGCGATACAACCGGCGTGGAGCCTGATTTTGCACTCGTTAAGTTTAAAAAGTTATCCGGTGGTGGTTACTTCAAGATCATCAATCAATCTATTCCTACCGCATTACGCAACCTCCGGTATAAAGAGCATGAGATCAAAGCCATTGTGGATTATGCAAAGGGCACAGGCAGTTTTGCCGGAGCGCCTTACATCAACCCGCAAACACTGAGCGAGAAAGGATTTATTGCAGAGGAGATCCGGAAGCTGGATGCGGCGGTGACCTCCTCATTTGATGTGGCCTTTGTGTTCAACGTATATACACTGGGTGAAGAATGCCTGCAAAGACTTGGTTTCACGCCGGAGCAATTCTATAACATGGAATTCAGCCTGTTGCATGAACTAGGCTTCACAGATGAGCAGATTGAAGCGGCCAATGATTATGTATGTGGCACTATGACGGTAGAAGGAGCGCCTTATCTGAAAGAAGCGGACCTTCCTGTTTTTGACTGCGCTAATAAATGCGGCAAAAAAGGAGAGCGTTATATACATCCACATGGCCACATCCGTATGATGGCAGCTACACAACCATTTATTTCAGGCGCTATTTCCAAAACCATCAACCTGCCCAATGAGGCAACGGTAGAAGAGATTGCAGATGCTTATAAACTCAGCTGGGAGTTAGGCCTCAAAGCCTGCGCTTTATACAGGGACGGATCTAAACTGAGCCAGCCACTCAATACAAAAGGAGATAAGCGGAAGAAATCAGCAGAAGCAACGGAAACCTCAGCAGAAGGTGGCGGGCAGATCATAGATATGGATCAGCTCACGATCGATGAATTGCTGGAGGAATTGAATAAGCGGATGATCGCTAGTTCGGATACCTCACTGAAACGTGCATTATCCAGGATCGTGGAAAGAAAAACCTTACCTGCCAAACGCCGCGGATTTACGCAGAAAGCAAAGGTAGGAGGCCAACCTATTTTCCTGCGCACAGGCGAATACAACGATGGAACATTGGGAGAGATCTTCATTGATCTGGCAAAAGAAGGATCTACCTTACGCAGCCTGATGAACTGCTTTGCGATTGCAGTATCTGTTGGTTTGCAGTATGGAGTGCCGCTGGAAGAGTTTGTAGATAAGTTCGTGTTTACCCGCTTTGAGCCTGCTGGTATGGTAGATCATCCAAACATCCGCTCTTCCACTTCATTGATCGATTATATTTTCAGAGTGCTTGGTTATGAATACTTAGGCCGAACTGATCTTGTACATATACTCGATGCACCAGGTAATACAGGAGAAGATGATTGGGATGAACCCGTCGTTAAACCTGAATTATCCAATATGAGGATTGTTGGTGCAGCAAGTAATCCCTCCGGACAGAAATCTCCGAAAGCTCAGCCTGTAGCAGCTGCGAGCGGAGAGAACAGCACACAGGAATACATGCGTAGCATGCAAAGTGATGCACCTGCCTGCAGCACATGTGGTCACATCACGGTGCGTTCAGGAACTTGTTACAAATGCCTGAATTGTG